A genomic segment from Desulfurella amilsii encodes:
- the rnc gene encoding ribonuclease III codes for MGLEDIIGYKFKNKALLDKALTHRSYTKNPFYSNELLEFLGDAVLELIISEYLVTNYQNLREGELSKIRASTVNSDVLSDIGKSLKLYDYCKLGKSERQKQIAQNKKILEDSLEALIGAIYLDSGLQSAKNFILPLLEAKIEKFSEYKLFDPKTVLQELTQKKFTMLPEYVLIKEEGEQHNKTFYSKVIIGNKSYGIGIGKSKKEAEKNAALETMEILENV; via the coding sequence ATGGGCCTAGAAGATATTATTGGTTACAAATTTAAAAATAAAGCCTTACTTGATAAAGCGCTAACCCACAGGTCTTATACAAAAAATCCTTTTTATTCAAATGAATTGTTGGAGTTTTTAGGCGATGCAGTGTTAGAATTAATCATTAGTGAATATTTAGTTACCAATTATCAAAACTTAAGAGAAGGAGAATTATCAAAAATTAGAGCATCTACAGTAAACTCAGATGTTCTCTCTGATATTGGAAAAAGTCTAAAGCTTTATGATTATTGCAAATTAGGTAAAAGTGAAAGGCAAAAACAAATAGCGCAAAACAAAAAAATACTGGAAGACTCGTTAGAGGCGCTTATTGGCGCTATCTATTTAGATTCTGGTTTACAAAGTGCCAAAAATTTTATCCTGCCTCTATTAGAGGCAAAAATTGAAAAGTTTAGTGAGTATAAGCTATTTGACCCAAAGACAGTTTTACAAGAATTAACACAAAAAAAATTCACTATGCTTCCCGAGTATGTTTTAATAAAAGAAGAAGGTGAACAACACAACAAAACTTTTTACAGTAAAGTAATCATTGGTAATAAAAGCTACGGCATAGGTATAGGTAAGAGTAAAAAAGAAGCGGAAAAAAATGCCGCACTAGAAACGATGGAGATTTTAGAAAATGTTTAA
- the era gene encoding GTPase Era — translation MFKSGYVALIGKPNVGKSTFLNLMLGEKLSIVTSKPQTTRTPIKGILTGDNYQIIFIDTPGIHESLKKLNQIMLSSIKSTIEDADVCLIIADSPNNNYIKNYEDSLLKKNTILLINTADKLTKEQIDAIKAEFLIIDPKKTIVTSLTIDNPKEETLNAILDELKEGPKYYVEDEISTHSVRFIASELIRETLIENLAEELPYYVAVVIDEFKERSENLTYIKAIIYTEKDSQKAIVIGQNGAMLKKIGSIARKKIEDLLGTKVYLELWVKVKKGWTKNEKLIKELLNS, via the coding sequence ATGTTTAAATCAGGATATGTTGCATTAATAGGAAAGCCCAATGTAGGCAAATCAACATTTTTAAATTTAATGCTCGGTGAAAAATTATCAATCGTCACAAGTAAACCACAAACCACGCGAACACCAATTAAAGGTATCTTAACAGGTGATAACTATCAAATAATATTTATTGATACGCCAGGCATACACGAAAGTCTAAAAAAACTCAATCAAATAATGCTGTCAAGTATAAAATCCACGATAGAAGACGCTGATGTATGCCTTATTATAGCAGACAGCCCAAATAATAACTATATAAAAAACTATGAAGATTCGCTTTTGAAAAAAAATACTATACTGCTGATCAATACAGCTGACAAACTAACCAAAGAGCAAATAGATGCAATAAAAGCTGAATTTTTAATTATTGATCCAAAAAAAACAATCGTTACAAGCCTAACAATAGATAACCCAAAAGAAGAGACCTTGAATGCCATTTTGGACGAATTAAAAGAAGGTCCTAAATATTACGTCGAAGATGAAATTTCTACACATAGCGTTAGATTCATCGCTTCGGAGCTAATCAGGGAAACATTGATAGAAAACTTAGCAGAAGAGTTACCCTACTATGTGGCAGTAGTAATTGATGAATTTAAGGAACGCAGCGAAAATCTTACATACATTAAAGCAATCATATACACAGAAAAAGATTCTCAAAAAGCTATAGTTATTGGCCAAAATGGCGCAATGCTTAAAAAAATTGGCTCAATTGCTAGAAAAAAAATAGAAGATCTGCTTGGCACAAAAGTTTATTTAGAGTTATGGGTAAAAGTCAAAAAAGGCTGGACCAAAAATGAGAAGCTTATAAAAGAACTTCTAAATAGTTAA
- the glmM gene encoding phosphoglucosamine mutase, protein MKIFGTDGIRGKANVFPLVGDLAYKLGRALVYALDSQKNKKKKIIIGKDTRISGYMLESAITSGIVSMGADAYLVGPMPTPAIAFLVKSMRADAGVVISASHNPFDDNGIKIFSHEGIKIPVELEDLIESYTLSDTLDNIKFLGANIGKVYRIRDTLGRYIVFAKNVFPYNLELDGIRIVIDCANGATYKVAPMVFEELGAEVIVINNEPNGININEKCGSTYPNNIIEKTTLFRADVGIAFDGDGDRVIMVDENGKLIDGDAILSILAIGLKNKGKLKNNTVVGTIMSNFGLEHILKQNGILLERVDVGDKYIIQKMIEKGYNLGGEPSGHVVLSDFNTTGDGIITALAVLSIMVEKSVKLSSLFQSFIKVPEKTKNVHVSKKINLDEIDEIQQAIEHVKDKLNGQGRLVVRYSGTEPVVRITIESKDINIINDGIGLISKTIEKHLS, encoded by the coding sequence ATGAAAATTTTTGGCACAGATGGTATAAGAGGTAAAGCGAATGTCTTTCCACTTGTTGGCGATTTAGCTTATAAACTTGGCAGAGCATTGGTTTATGCCCTAGATTCGCAAAAAAACAAAAAAAAGAAAATTATTATTGGCAAAGACACAAGAATTTCTGGATATATGCTGGAGTCTGCTATAACATCTGGGATTGTTTCAATGGGGGCTGATGCGTACTTAGTGGGTCCAATGCCAACGCCAGCTATCGCATTTTTAGTCAAAAGCATGAGAGCCGATGCTGGCGTTGTGATATCCGCATCTCATAACCCATTTGACGATAATGGCATAAAGATTTTTTCGCATGAAGGTATAAAGATTCCTGTTGAGCTAGAAGATTTAATTGAATCATACACGCTATCTGATACATTAGACAATATTAAATTTTTAGGCGCAAATATCGGCAAAGTATACAGGATAAGAGATACGCTTGGCAGATACATAGTTTTTGCAAAAAATGTATTTCCATACAACTTAGAGCTTGATGGTATAAGAATTGTAATTGATTGTGCAAATGGTGCAACATACAAAGTAGCGCCTATGGTTTTTGAAGAACTAGGCGCTGAAGTCATTGTTATAAACAACGAACCAAATGGCATAAATATAAATGAAAAATGTGGCTCCACCTACCCTAACAACATAATAGAAAAAACCACGCTCTTTAGAGCTGATGTTGGTATTGCTTTTGATGGTGATGGCGATAGAGTAATAATGGTTGACGAAAATGGCAAATTAATTGACGGTGACGCAATCTTATCAATCCTGGCCATTGGCTTAAAAAATAAAGGGAAATTAAAAAACAATACCGTCGTTGGTACAATTATGAGCAATTTTGGTCTCGAACACATACTAAAACAAAATGGCATATTACTTGAAAGGGTGGATGTTGGAGATAAATATATTATTCAGAAAATGATTGAAAAAGGCTACAATTTAGGTGGTGAACCATCTGGCCATGTAGTGCTGTCTGATTTTAACACAACAGGAGATGGCATCATTACGGCTTTGGCTGTTTTATCGATTATGGTTGAGAAAAGTGTAAAGCTTTCATCTTTGTTTCAGAGTTTCATAAAAGTGCCAGAAAAGACCAAAAATGTGCATGTTAGTAAAAAAATTAATCTGGATGAGATTGACGAAATTCAACAAGCTATAGAGCATGTTAAAGATAAACTAAATGGCCAAGGAAGGCTGGTCGTGCGTTATTCTGGCACAGAACCAGTTGTAAGAATTACAATTGAATCTAAAGATATAAATATAATAAACGATGGCATAGGTTTGATCTCAAAAACTATTGAGAAACATTTATCATGA
- a CDS encoding DUF3783 domain-containing protein, whose amino-acid sequence MKTIILHDFEQEELIKFVRLYKQLEKDSLLPQAIIAATTSNSLNQILKDLLNELEKEHIEFA is encoded by the coding sequence ATGAAAACGATTATACTGCACGATTTTGAGCAAGAAGAGCTAATTAAGTTTGTAAGACTATACAAACAACTAGAAAAAGACTCACTGTTGCCTCAAGCCATAATTGCTGCCACAACAAGTAATTCTCTAAACCAAATATTAAAAGATTTATTAAACGAACTTGAAAAGGAGCACATAGAGTTTGCTTAA
- a CDS encoding LysE family translocator, with product MNILGSYISGFLLGFGASVPIGPINILIINEALESYKNAFLIGLGAMCADITYLTLIFFGIFTHINEHSFIFHAISFFGSVFLMYLAFKIFKSRAIDNSKLKTKKYFKSSIKSYSKGYVLTILNPYTIFFWASMLAYVNQNNLHFGFTVIGLVCAIMLWITIMPFFVHKTKSFFNQKISAYINVLSALIIFGFGISIFIKLIITLLI from the coding sequence ATGAACATATTAGGGTCTTACATAAGTGGATTTTTATTGGGTTTTGGTGCAAGCGTGCCCATTGGGCCCATCAATATATTGATAATCAACGAAGCGCTTGAATCTTATAAAAACGCATTCTTAATAGGGCTTGGCGCAATGTGTGCAGATATTACATACTTGACGCTTATTTTTTTTGGTATATTTACGCATATAAACGAACATTCTTTTATTTTTCATGCCATAAGTTTTTTTGGCAGTGTTTTTTTGATGTATTTAGCCTTCAAAATTTTTAAATCGCGTGCGATTGATAACTCAAAACTAAAGACAAAAAAATATTTCAAAAGCTCAATAAAATCTTACTCAAAAGGCTATGTACTTACAATTTTAAACCCATACACAATTTTTTTCTGGGCCAGCATGCTTGCCTATGTTAACCAGAATAATTTGCACTTTGGTTTTACAGTCATTGGGCTTGTTTGTGCAATTATGTTGTGGATTACCATTATGCCTTTTTTTGTTCATAAAACCAAATCTTTCTTTAATCAAAAAATTAGCGCTTATATAAATGTACTATCAGCATTAATCATATTTGGTTTTGGCATTTCGATATTTATAAAACTAATAATTACATTACTAATTTGA
- a CDS encoding LysE family translocator has product MILFYEHLIIIVVFAFLVGFLIAIPIGAVQIEVAKRAINDNLKSAYMVALGSVCSDVIYGFIASFSITSFLNDEKVKATLLFGSGILLAILSILTFKDVIKKNVSLSQIKFKTHHMSIITGFTMSFTNPLMVVFWIVYVQFSYDIGVIPYYNPIFLLVFVLFSGLGLSAYLLLLAKVLNHARKSFNKDLIKKINILLSFILAGFSVYFLIRSLQLFKLVM; this is encoded by the coding sequence ATGATATTGTTTTATGAGCATTTAATAATTATAGTAGTTTTTGCCTTTTTAGTTGGTTTTTTAATTGCTATACCAATTGGGGCCGTTCAAATTGAAGTAGCTAAAAGGGCTATTAATGATAATTTAAAATCTGCATACATGGTAGCTTTGGGCTCGGTTTGCTCTGATGTAATATATGGCTTTATCGCAAGCTTTAGTATAACAAGCTTTTTAAATGATGAAAAGGTAAAAGCAACTCTTTTGTTTGGAAGTGGTATTTTGCTTGCTATTTTATCAATTTTAACTTTTAAAGATGTAATTAAAAAAAATGTATCACTGTCTCAAATTAAATTCAAAACACATCATATGTCTATTATAACGGGATTTACTATGTCATTTACAAATCCATTAATGGTAGTTTTCTGGATAGTTTATGTTCAGTTTTCTTATGATATTGGTGTAATACCTTACTATAATCCAATCTTTTTGCTAGTCTTTGTTTTATTTAGCGGTTTAGGTTTGTCGGCCTATCTTTTGCTTTTAGCAAAAGTTTTAAACCATGCAAGAAAATCCTTTAATAAAGATCTCATAAAGAAAATTAACATACTACTATCTTTTATACTGGCTGGTTTTTCCGTATATTTTTTGATCCGCTCACTTCAATTATTCAAATTAGTAATGTAA
- the ispD gene encoding 2-C-methyl-D-erythritol 4-phosphate cytidylyltransferase produces the protein MKTVIITAAGSGSRFGSKKQFEKLNKKLVIDYSVEFFKDLGFDIIITVPKEDVDFVQERFSFAKVVEGSIERFFSVYNGLKLISGGIVLIHDAARPILDKEKILELLDKVYEKKSAILAIKCTDTLKFAQGGHIKFTIKRDNIFCAQTPQGFNARLLKIAYKKALNDNLIFTDEASLWEHYISSVAVVEGYRYNIKITTKEDLKLASCILNDIVL, from the coding sequence ATGAAAACTGTAATAATAACAGCGGCTGGTAGCGGTAGCCGTTTTGGATCAAAAAAACAGTTTGAAAAACTCAATAAAAAGCTAGTTATAGATTACAGTGTTGAGTTTTTCAAAGATTTAGGATTTGATATTATTATCACGGTTCCAAAAGAGGATGTAGATTTTGTGCAAGAGCGTTTTAGCTTTGCTAAAGTTGTTGAAGGCTCGATTGAGCGTTTTTTTTCCGTCTATAATGGTCTAAAATTAATTAGCGGTGGTATAGTGCTTATTCATGATGCAGCAAGGCCAATACTTGACAAAGAAAAAATTCTTGAGTTGTTAGATAAAGTGTATGAAAAAAAAAGTGCTATTTTGGCAATCAAATGCACGGATACATTAAAGTTTGCTCAAGGTGGCCATATAAAATTTACAATCAAGCGCGATAATATTTTTTGTGCTCAAACACCTCAAGGTTTTAATGCAAGATTACTTAAAATAGCTTACAAGAAAGCTTTAAATGATAATTTAATTTTTACAGATGAAGCAAGTTTGTGGGAGCATTACATATCAAGCGTAGCGGTTGTAGAAGGCTATAGATATAATATAAAAATAACTACAAAAGAAGATTTAAAATTGGCAAGTTGTATATTAAATGATATTGTTTTATGA
- a CDS encoding ABC transporter substrate-binding protein has protein sequence MKRSIIAVVFLFTFVSNAFALTIKDDANRIVNISKVSSIVVLSPAACDILEEIGASSFIVGYTDYAKKPNPKAVNVGAFGTFNIEQIIALKPELVIMPKFIYERYGISSLSALGIKVFVFEPKNIEGIVKDVEKIGLITGKIGQAKNKIRNFNAELSELHHIKQKPSVVFLVWLSPIIVAGNDTFISNAISVAGGQNIIKKNGWPEVTSEYLIKKNPMFLIVNSRLKNDFFKQNKLLGYFYKKHKVLFIDNTLIERPSLDIIKGIKILNNYFYENCNNNSGW, from the coding sequence ATGAAAAGGTCAATAATTGCAGTTGTGTTTTTATTTACTTTTGTTTCTAATGCTTTTGCCCTGACTATAAAAGACGATGCAAACAGAATAGTGAATATTTCTAAAGTAAGCTCCATTGTAGTCTTAAGTCCTGCTGCATGCGATATATTGGAAGAAATTGGTGCTTCATCCTTCATTGTAGGCTATACAGATTATGCAAAAAAGCCAAACCCAAAGGCTGTAAATGTAGGAGCGTTTGGCACATTCAATATAGAGCAAATTATAGCACTTAAACCAGAGCTTGTTATTATGCCAAAATTTATATATGAACGCTACGGAATAAGCTCTCTAAGTGCACTTGGTATTAAGGTATTTGTTTTTGAGCCAAAAAACATAGAAGGTATCGTTAAAGATGTTGAGAAAATTGGATTAATTACAGGCAAAATTGGTCAAGCAAAAAACAAAATACGCAATTTTAATGCCGAATTAAGCGAATTGCATCATATCAAACAAAAACCATCTGTTGTATTTTTAGTGTGGCTTTCGCCTATAATTGTTGCTGGCAATGACACGTTTATTTCAAATGCTATAAGTGTAGCAGGCGGTCAAAATATAATTAAAAAAAATGGCTGGCCAGAAGTTACAAGCGAGTATTTAATAAAAAAGAATCCAATGTTCTTAATTGTAAACTCACGTCTTAAAAATGACTTTTTTAAGCAAAACAAACTTTTGGGTTACTTTTACAAGAAACATAAAGTGCTGTTTATAGACAATACTTTAATTGAAAGACCCAGCTTAGATATAATTAAAGGAATTAAAATTTTAAACAACTATTTTTATGAAAACTGTAATAATAACAGCGGCTGGTAG
- a CDS encoding nitroreductase family protein, which yields MLDELIKKNRSYRRFTQVKIDCYTINKILEVLRFIPSARNAQPLKYIASCNAQKNEQIFNTLKWAGYLTDWDGPKEGERPSAYIIILQDKNISRDNYVLTDAGIALQTILLKSVEMGLGGCTIAAIDKPKLASILNIGENLGILYVVAIGKPAETIEIIDATDDIKYYRKNDIHYVPKRSLSELIYSVIE from the coding sequence ATGTTGGATGAACTTATAAAAAAAAATAGAAGCTACAGAAGGTTTACTCAAGTAAAAATTGATTGCTATACTATAAATAAAATATTGGAAGTATTGCGTTTTATACCTTCTGCTAGAAACGCTCAACCTTTAAAATACATTGCCTCTTGCAATGCTCAAAAAAATGAGCAAATTTTTAACACGCTCAAATGGGCAGGCTATTTAACAGATTGGGATGGCCCAAAAGAAGGCGAAAGACCCAGCGCTTATATAATCATTTTGCAAGACAAAAACATATCTAGAGACAATTATGTTTTAACTGATGCAGGCATAGCACTTCAAACGATACTATTAAAAAGCGTTGAGATGGGCCTTGGGGGATGCACAATCGCTGCCATAGACAAACCTAAACTTGCTTCAATATTAAACATTGGCGAAAATTTAGGCATACTGTATGTGGTGGCAATTGGCAAGCCAGCAGAAACTATAGAAATTATTGATGCCACAGATGATATTAAGTACTATAGAAAAAATGACATACATTATGTGCCAAAAAGAAGCCTCTCTGAGTTAATTTATTCTGTTATAGAATAG
- the pseB gene encoding UDP-N-acetylglucosamine 4,6-dehydratase (inverting), translating into MLNDKTILITGGTGSFGKAFTKAILKSYKPKKLIIYSRDEYKQFVMQKEFSRFESTLRFFIGDVRDKDRLYRALDSVDIVIHAAALKQVPIAEYNPLEAIKTNVYGAENVIDASIDCSVEKVVALSSDKAVNPVNLYGATKLVSDKLFIAGNSYVGKRKTKFCVVRYGNVAASRGSVIPFFKNLVDSGKKELPITDFEMTRFWISLEEGVELVFSAIREATGGEIYVSKIPSFKIVDLAKAMCEDCTLKEIGIREGEKLHEVMITPEDARNTYEYDDHFIIYPQFKWWGNSNIKSGGKLVKKGFRYSSDTNDKWLSIENIKNKLKSLNIEY; encoded by the coding sequence ATGCTAAACGATAAAACAATTTTAATTACAGGCGGCACAGGATCTTTTGGTAAAGCCTTTACAAAAGCAATTTTAAAATCCTATAAACCAAAAAAACTAATTATTTACTCACGGGATGAGTATAAACAGTTTGTAATGCAAAAAGAGTTTTCTCGGTTCGAGTCTACTTTGCGATTTTTTATTGGCGATGTGAGGGATAAAGATAGACTTTATAGAGCATTAGATAGCGTTGATATTGTAATACATGCGGCCGCCTTAAAACAAGTACCGATAGCAGAGTACAACCCACTAGAAGCTATAAAAACAAATGTATATGGTGCAGAAAATGTAATTGATGCTAGTATTGATTGCAGTGTTGAAAAAGTTGTGGCACTTTCTTCTGATAAAGCCGTTAACCCCGTAAACTTATACGGTGCAACAAAATTGGTTTCTGATAAACTATTTATTGCAGGTAATTCCTATGTTGGCAAAAGGAAAACCAAGTTTTGCGTAGTAAGATACGGTAATGTTGCAGCAAGCAGAGGTAGTGTAATACCGTTTTTTAAAAACCTCGTAGATTCAGGAAAAAAAGAGCTTCCAATAACAGATTTTGAGATGACAAGATTCTGGATTAGTTTAGAAGAAGGTGTTGAACTTGTATTTAGCGCAATTAGAGAGGCCACCGGTGGTGAAATTTATGTTTCAAAGATACCTTCTTTTAAAATTGTAGATTTAGCAAAAGCCATGTGCGAAGATTGTACACTAAAAGAAATAGGCATAAGAGAAGGAGAAAAATTGCATGAAGTAATGATAACGCCAGAAGATGCAAGAAATACCTATGAGTATGATGATCATTTTATCATCTACCCGCAATTTAAATGGTGGGGGAATAGTAATATTAAAAGCGGTGGTAAATTGGTAAAAAAAGGTTTTCGTTATTCTTCTGATACAAACGATAAATGGCTTAGTATAGAAAATATTAAAAACAAGCTAAAGTCACTTAACATTGAATATTAG
- a CDS encoding GIY-YIG nuclease family protein, whose product MKGIIYIMTTAVSGLIKIGQTGTASFQERMRFLEANGYYNVSGLKRFFAIELEDYNEKENLLKEIFNKHRVGDSELFALDYDLVRQLLLSFDGKVIYPKDVNKEKEFDEVSKAREQGARFSFYKKGIKNGEEIVFIADKEITAKVVGEHEVEYGEQIWKLAPLTYKIYEQKGELNKSGAYQGAAYWQYKGKRLRDLPDIN is encoded by the coding sequence ATGAAAGGAATTATTTACATAATGACAACAGCCGTTTCTGGTTTGATAAAAATAGGTCAGACTGGCACCGCTAGTTTTCAAGAACGAATGCGCTTTCTTGAGGCAAATGGCTACTATAATGTTTCCGGTCTTAAAAGATTTTTTGCGATTGAACTTGAAGATTACAACGAGAAAGAAAATCTTTTAAAAGAAATTTTTAATAAGCATCGTGTTGGTGATAGTGAACTATTTGCTCTTGATTATGATTTAGTGCGACAACTTTTGTTATCATTTGATGGCAAAGTGATTTATCCCAAAGATGTAAACAAAGAAAAGGAATTTGACGAAGTTTCAAAAGCTAGAGAACAAGGAGCAAGGTTTAGTTTTTATAAAAAAGGGATTAAGAACGGAGAAGAAATTGTTTTTATAGCTGACAAAGAAATCACCGCGAAAGTGGTTGGCGAGCATGAAGTGGAATATGGCGAACAAATTTGGAAACTTGCACCGCTGACCTACAAAATATATGAGCAAAAAGGAGAATTAAACAAAAGTGGCGCATACCAAGGGGCGGCTTATTGGCAATATAAAGGCAAAAGATTAAGAGACTTACCTGATATTAACTAA
- a CDS encoding ATP-dependent helicase, translating to MDDIKKIIHGYATSDQIEAIDHIGSHARLLAGPGTGKTKTLTLRVLSLILQHNVDPESILLLTFTRLAATQLKDEIKKALESSKKTIPQVSTLHSFALRQILHNSSRINTLPSPIRIADKWEERYIIQKDLKKVLSLKKIGDVQNLINQLSTDWETLRIDEIGWEKQFPNPAFLGAWQSHKEQYGETLRAELVYQLKKQLNQSRDFQLDKEYKHILIDEYQDLNACDLAIVNELAKRGAELFVAGDDDQSIYGFRFATPEGIRNFGQIYQDSKKLALEICFRCDKLILRSAEFVASLDPKRLPKPTRPKDQAEDGEVLIFGFKDQNHEAEIIAKKIKSLIAKDIKPDQITILLRSDRNASLSKPIIEALKKQSVDVSLTTDSELENNNEYRIVLSVIRLLVDQNDCLAWRTLLQVDKTNGLGDKCIKNIWNYAQSKGIRFSVALQKIAEFPNELQKFRQKIAKFVSEKNTAIVGLKAIQNPIEAITAIVDKFMSEGEIKEQVKKYFIGILESQEKADLESLIKIVSTSSGYIEQETKENAVNILTMHQAKGLSFDVCFIVGAEDEYIPGRNTGDKEGDERRLLYVSMTRARHKLFISYCNKRIGLQRHSGSNSGTEKRTLTRFLRDSKIPIEQVE from the coding sequence ATGGACGATATAAAAAAAATAATTCACGGCTACGCTACAAGCGATCAAATCGAAGCAATTGACCACATTGGCAGTCATGCAAGATTACTTGCTGGACCAGGAACAGGGAAAACAAAAACGCTTACTCTGCGTGTACTTTCTTTAATTCTCCAACATAATGTTGACCCCGAATCAATTCTTTTGCTTACATTTACCCGTTTAGCCGCCACTCAACTAAAAGATGAAATCAAAAAAGCTCTAGAATCTTCAAAAAAAACAATTCCTCAAGTATCAACGCTTCACTCCTTTGCGTTGAGACAAATTCTCCATAATTCAAGTAGAATTAACACATTGCCAAGTCCAATCAGAATAGCAGATAAGTGGGAAGAAAGATATATTATCCAAAAAGATTTAAAAAAAGTATTAAGCCTCAAAAAAATTGGCGATGTTCAAAACTTGATCAATCAGCTTTCAACTGACTGGGAAACTTTAAGAATTGATGAAATTGGCTGGGAGAAACAATTTCCAAACCCCGCTTTTCTTGGTGCGTGGCAAAGCCACAAAGAGCAGTATGGCGAAACCTTGAGAGCAGAACTTGTTTATCAACTGAAAAAGCAATTAAACCAAAGCAGGGATTTCCAATTGGACAAAGAGTATAAACATATTTTGATTGATGAATATCAAGATCTGAACGCATGCGACCTTGCAATAGTCAACGAGTTGGCAAAACGAGGTGCGGAATTATTTGTTGCGGGAGATGATGACCAAAGTATTTACGGCTTCCGTTTCGCAACCCCTGAAGGTATAAGAAATTTTGGACAGATATATCAAGATTCCAAAAAATTGGCGTTAGAAATATGTTTTCGTTGTGATAAACTCATTTTACGTTCAGCTGAATTTGTTGCCAGTCTTGATCCTAAACGATTACCGAAACCAACACGCCCGAAAGACCAAGCGGAAGACGGTGAGGTTTTGATATTTGGCTTTAAAGATCAAAACCATGAAGCCGAAATCATAGCTAAGAAAATAAAAAGCTTGATTGCCAAAGATATTAAGCCAGATCAAATCACAATTTTGCTAAGGAGCGACCGCAATGCCTCGTTATCTAAACCAATTATTGAAGCCCTGAAAAAGCAAAGCGTTGATGTATCTTTGACGACTGATTCTGAGTTAGAGAACAACAATGAGTATAGAATTGTTTTATCAGTAATTCGTTTGCTAGTTGATCAAAACGATTGTTTGGCTTGGCGAACATTATTACAAGTTGATAAAACAAACGGTTTAGGTGATAAGTGCATAAAAAATATATGGAATTATGCTCAAAGTAAGGGAATACGATTTAGTGTGGCTCTACAAAAAATAGCTGAATTTCCAAACGAATTACAAAAATTTAGACAAAAAATAGCAAAATTTGTTTCCGAAAAAAACACGGCAATAGTTGGACTCAAAGCAATTCAAAATCCTATTGAAGCGATTACTGCGATAGTTGATAAATTTATGAGCGAAGGGGAGATTAAGGAACAAGTAAAAAAATATTTTATTGGAATTTTGGAGAGTCAAGAAAAAGCTGATCTCGAAAGTTTAATTAAAATAGTAAGTACTTCGTCAGGATATATTGAACAAGAAACAAAAGAAAATGCTGTTAATATACTCACTATGCACCAAGCGAAAGGTTTGTCTTTTGATGTGTGCTTCATAGTTGGTGCAGAAGACGAGTATATTCCTGGGCGAAATACTGGAGATAAGGAGGGCGATGAAAGACGGTTGTTGTATGTTTCTATGACAAGAGCAAGACATAAATTATTTATCAGTTATTGCAATAAACGAATTGGACTGCAAAGACATTCGGGAAGTAATAGCGGAACAGAAAAGAGAACATTGACCAGATTTCTTCGAGATTCCAAAATTCCGATAGAACAGGTAGAATAA
- a CDS encoding helix-turn-helix domain-containing protein: protein MENKQGNKLRKKIKKLRIDLGLSQDKLAHKAGIPYTTLTKVERGVIKKPLVYVVAKIAKTLNISIEKLI, encoded by the coding sequence ATGGAAAATAAGCAAGGTAATAAATTAAGAAAGAAAATCAAAAAGTTGAGAATTGATCTTGGTTTATCTCAAGACAAACTTGCCCATAAAGCCGGTATACCTTATACGACTTTGACCAAGGTTGAGAGAGGCGTTATTAAAAAGCCTTTGGTATATGTAGTAGCGAAGATTGCAAAAACATTAAATATTTCAATAGAGAAATTAATATAA